A stretch of the uncultured Trichococcus sp. genome encodes the following:
- a CDS encoding TIM barrel protein, whose product MEHNIKRGVSAYSYNKVFGVSMDLDDIMQDICDTGATGIEILANSHIVKYPDVAEAWIDDWHQKLNHFKLEPAEYGHWVESRLYKGRELTTKESIDMLERDFKIANKLGFKVLRTKLGVIDDTLTPVSNWREFIKGALGLAEKYDVRMCPEIHSPTILDSRMIQDYVEFIEKENTEFFGLNIDFGIFQTGDNALVGFGENDFVGPPCEHSKVEELVPLLKYVYCCHAKFLRMDENFREVVIPYEEIIETLIKHNWEGYLISEYEGAKAEVTGHASDQVKRHQIMLKNLLGK is encoded by the coding sequence ATGGAGCATAACATTAAGCGTGGCGTTTCTGCATATAGCTACAACAAAGTATTCGGAGTCTCAATGGATCTTGACGACATTATGCAAGACATCTGCGACACAGGAGCTACTGGAATTGAAATCTTGGCAAATTCTCATATCGTCAAATATCCTGATGTTGCTGAAGCTTGGATTGATGACTGGCACCAAAAATTGAATCACTTTAAATTGGAACCAGCGGAATATGGTCACTGGGTTGAATCCAGGTTATATAAAGGTAGGGAACTCACTACTAAAGAAAGCATCGATATGCTTGAGCGAGATTTCAAAATTGCAAATAAGCTAGGATTTAAGGTTTTAAGAACAAAATTAGGCGTTATTGATGATACCCTTACCCCTGTATCCAACTGGCGTGAATTCATCAAAGGCGCACTGGGATTGGCAGAAAAATATGATGTCCGCATGTGTCCTGAAATCCATAGTCCAACTATTTTAGATTCGAGAATGATTCAGGATTATGTGGAATTCATCGAAAAAGAGAATACTGAATTTTTCGGATTGAATATTGACTTCGGTATTTTTCAGACCGGAGATAATGCTCTAGTAGGATTCGGTGAAAATGATTTCGTGGGCCCTCCATGCGAACACAGCAAAGTTGAAGAGCTGGTGCCGCTTTTGAAGTATGTTTATTGTTGCCATGCAAAATTTTTAAGGATGGATGAAAATTTTCGTGAAGTTGTTATTCCATATGAAGAGATCATAGAAACACTCATTAAGCATAACTGGGAAGGCTACTTGATCAGTGAGTACGAAGGTGCAAAAGCAGAAGTGACAGGACATGCGTCTGATCAGGTCAAACGGCATCAAATCATGTTGAAAAACTTATTAGGGAAGTGA